In the Apteryx mantelli isolate bAptMan1 chromosome 1, bAptMan1.hap1, whole genome shotgun sequence genome, one interval contains:
- the CDC42EP1 gene encoding cdc42 effector protein 1 gives MSLGKLPVISWVSGSHGKRRLKSELTPDMISPPLGDFRHTMHVGRGGDVFGDTSFLSNHGGADTAKANNFFTRTLRHVRRTPLRNRGSGSQAETSPAPPAVSPIIKNAVSLPQLNEGMYDGGSNGGGSLTSKFSFKSASNSFSKTHQAYGLESGFCTIPRVPRLEKAQESTFPGETELTRSDSLLSFRLDLGPSLMSELLQVMSFTKTNGNEAGDNGQDLPGGHILLHGEGTEDRLPLGSDIAHGEGKAASSFWDHSGQTNLSRASSLLGLTVHANGETHALQHIGEDPAKVRGSGWASGLAEGSGAVSRGTLWQGHWNDCTIEAGEFDRAAQVLAHHYGGTSTPRSSEEKDKGAQQARTQASWESPSSSSWRSQVTTESQSLEGPWNQEEEEDEEENELLSLQEGDVGTQDGRSNSFEYADEEEEDDEVKV, from the exons ATGAGCCTTGGAAAGCTCCCTGTGATCAGCTGGGTGTCAGGTTCCCATGGCAAGCGGCGGCTGAAGTCAGAGCTGACCCCAGATATGATCAGTCCACCACTGGGGGACTTCCGGCACACCATGCACGTGGGACGTGGCGGGGACGTCTTCGGGGACACCTCCTTCCTCAGCAACCATGGTGGGGCTGACACAGCCAAAGCCAACAACTTCTTCACCCGGACACTGCGGCATGTCCGCCGGACACCACTGAGGAACCGGGGCAGTGGGAGCCAAGCAGAGACATCGCCTGCCCCCCCAGCTGTCTCACCCATCATCAAGAATGCCGTGTCGCTGCCGCAGCTCAATGAGGGGATGTACGATGGGGGCAGCAATGGCGGGGGCAGCTTAACCAGCAAGTTCTCCTTCAAAAGTGCTTCCAACAGCTTCTCCAAAACACACCAGGCCTATG GGCTGGAGTCTGGATTTTGCACCATCCCTCGTGTGCCTCGCTTGGAAAAGGCCCAAGAGAGCACCTTTCCTGGCGAAACAGAGCTCACGCGCTCAGACTCCCTGCTTTCCTTCCGCCTGGACCTGGGGCCGTCTCTCATGAGCGAGCTCCTCCAGGTGATGAGCTTCACCAAAACCAATGGAAATGAGGCAGGGGACAATGGCCAAGACCTGCCTGGCGGGCACATTCTCCTGCATGGTGAGGGGACTGAGGACAGACTCCCTCTGGGATCAGACATAGCCCATGGAGAGGGGAAGGCAGCATCCAGCTTCTGGGACCACTCTGGGCAAACTAACCTGTCCAGGGCCAGCTCATTGCTAGGACTGACTGTCCATGCTAATGGAGAGACACATGCTCTTCAGCACATAGGAGAGGACCCTGCCAAAGTTAGGGGCTCTGGCTGGGCTTCAGGGCTGGCAGAGGGGTCAGGGGCAGTGTCCAGAGGGACCCTGTGGCAGGGACACTGGAATGACTGCACCATAGAGGCGGGAGAGTTTGACCGGGCAGCCCAGGTCCTGGCTCACCATTATGGTGGAACAAGCACCCCACGTAGCTCAGAGGAAAAGGACAAGGGTGCCCAACAGGCCCGGACACAGGCCTCGTGGGAGAGCCCCAGTAGCAGCTCATGGCGGTCACAAGTGACAACAGAGAGCCAATCCCTGGAGGGCCCATGGAatcaagaagaggaagaggatgagGAAGAGAATGAGCTCTTGAGCCTGCAGGAGGGGGATGTTGGCACCCAGGATGGCCGCAGCAATTCCTTCGAGTACGctgatgaggaggaagaggacgaTGAAGTCAAGGTGTGA
- the LGALS2 gene encoding galectin-2: MSEVFEIFNLDLKAGDSLKIKGKISEDADGFVVNLGYSSSDLALHFNPRFNESVIVCNSKCSKAWQQEHRDNHLSFSKGSTIKLIIEFLAEKFQVKLPDGHEVEFPNRHCYDKITYMSVKGGFRVTSFKLD; the protein is encoded by the exons ATGTCT GAAGTGTTTGAAATCTTCAACCTGGATCTGAAGGCTGGGGACAGCCTGAAGATCAAGGGCAAGATATCTGAGGATGCTGATGG CTTCGTCGTCAACCTTGGCTACAGCTCTTCAGATCTGGCATTGCACTTCAATCCCCGCTTCAACGAGTCTGTCATCGTCTGCAACTCCAAGTGCTCCAAAGCCTGGCAGCAGGAGCATCGTGACAACCACCTCTCTTTCTCCAAGGGCTCCACTATCAAG CTCATCATTGAATTCCTGGCAGAAAAATTCCAGGTGAAACTACCAGATGGGCATGAAGTGGAGTTCCCTAATCGACACTGCTATGACAAGATCACCTACATGAGTGTCAAGGGAGGATTCAGGGTCACCTCCTTCAAACTGGACTGA